A genomic stretch from Candidatus Omnitrophota bacterium includes:
- a CDS encoding HD domain-containing protein → MLSTSLIKSDPLIKKLIQYISRQKRRPGLYIVGGFLRDIFLKRRKDVVDIDFAVGRNAVAFARGFARQIKAGFVVLDKARGCARVVYKTKQMHYTLDFTDFRGRDLKDDMLHRDFTINALALDVARLKAGRRLEDCVIDFHGGLKDIKLKKIRAASESSFKDDPLRVLRAFSAKAMFGFNIDKQTLRSALKSKEKLRGVSYERIRDELFKIFESENACKTIKELDDLKILYVVLPQLRVMRGVDQGPYHHLDVWGHSLEALKQFEALLKEIKRDKKIGPYLGTILSPTRSRLGLLKFACLLHDIGKPESRVRREGKIIFHGHERCALKIVRGITEMLKLSQDEYYALKKIVFWHLRPGYLADIETLSERARFRFFRDTAEEAVSVLLLAIADQRATRGPLTAGEDRRHHEKVCLELAREFFIRKGREKIVRLIDGNDLIKILKLTPSPIFSKILDEVEEAQAAGEITTKKQALALARSLAKI, encoded by the coding sequence ATGCTTAGCACTTCACTAATAAAGAGCGACCCCCTCATAAAAAAGCTTATTCAGTATATTTCCCGGCAAAAAAGGCGGCCCGGGCTCTACATTGTGGGCGGTTTCCTCAGGGACATATTCCTCAAGCGCCGCAAAGACGTGGTGGATATTGACTTCGCGGTCGGCAGGAATGCCGTCGCCTTTGCCCGCGGCTTTGCCCGCCAGATCAAGGCGGGATTTGTGGTGCTGGATAAGGCGCGCGGCTGCGCCAGGGTCGTATACAAGACAAAGCAAATGCACTATACCCTTGATTTTACCGATTTTCGCGGCAGGGACCTGAAGGATGATATGCTCCATCGCGACTTTACCATCAACGCCCTTGCCCTGGATGTGGCGCGGCTTAAGGCAGGCAGGCGGCTTGAGGACTGCGTAATTGATTTTCACGGCGGGCTCAAAGACATCAAGCTGAAAAAAATAAGGGCGGCATCAGAGTCATCTTTTAAAGATGATCCCTTGAGGGTATTAAGGGCGTTCAGCGCGAAGGCGATGTTCGGATTCAATATAGATAAACAGACCTTGAGATCAGCGCTGAAAAGCAAAGAGAAATTAAGGGGCGTTTCTTATGAGCGTATAAGAGACGAGTTGTTCAAGATATTTGAAAGCGAGAACGCCTGCAAAACCATAAAAGAACTGGATGATCTGAAGATACTTTATGTTGTCCTGCCTCAGTTAAGGGTCATGCGCGGGGTTGACCAGGGGCCGTATCACCATCTTGACGTCTGGGGGCATTCGTTGGAGGCGCTTAAACAGTTTGAGGCGCTGCTTAAGGAGATTAAACGCGACAAGAAGATAGGCCCATATCTCGGCACTATCCTCTCTCCCACAAGGAGCCGGCTGGGTTTATTAAAGTTTGCCTGCCTTCTGCATGACATAGGCAAACCGGAAAGCCGCGTGCGCAGGGAAGGTAAGATCATATTCCACGGCCACGAGCGCTGCGCCCTGAAGATAGTCCGCGGGATCACGGAGATGTTGAAACTTTCGCAGGACGAGTATTACGCGTTGAAGAAGATCGTCTTCTGGCATTTACGCCCCGGATACCTCGCGGATATAGAAACGCTCAGCGAGCGGGCAAGGTTCCGTTTCTTCAGGGATACGGCAGAGGAGGCGGTAAGCGTGCTTTTGCTCGCGATCGCCGACCAGCGCGCGACAAGAGGGCCGCTTACGGCGGGCGAGGACCGCAGGCATCACGAGAAGGTCTGCCTTGAGCTCGCGCGCGAGTTCTTCATCCGTAAGGGCCGGGAAAAGATCGTGCGGTTGATAGACGGAAATGACCTGATAAAGATATTAAAACTTACGCCTTCCCCGATTTTCAGTAAGATCCTGGACGAAGTAGAAGAGGCGCAGGCGGCCGGAGAGATAACAACAAAGAAACAGGCGCTGGCGCTGGCGCGTTCATTAGCTAAGATATGA
- a CDS encoding inositol monophosphatase family protein produces MKDISYLGTAVRAARRAGVIHKKYFQKGFRVRTKSSSFDLLTNADTEAEKAVVSLIKSRFPEHNFLAEEYRYKKTGSEYTWIIDPLDGTNNFACGLPIFCASVALARKDKVIAGAIYDVTRDELFYAEKGKGAFLNAKPIRVNSAATLRQAMLITGFYYDRGREMVKSLETIKRFLFRRILGLRRLGAAALDLCYVASGRAAGFWEFELSPWDFAAGKLIVEEAGGRVTGKNGEGVPLDRKHFIVSSNGKIHRQMLAVIKER; encoded by the coding sequence ATGAAAGATATAAGTTATTTAGGCACAGCTGTGCGGGCCGCGAGGCGGGCCGGCGTGATCCACAAAAAATACTTCCAGAAAGGGTTTAGGGTGCGGACGAAGTCCTCGTCCTTTGACCTTCTGACCAATGCCGATACAGAGGCGGAGAAGGCGGTTGTCTCGTTGATAAAAAGCCGTTTTCCCGAACATAACTTTCTTGCCGAAGAATACCGTTATAAAAAGACCGGTTCGGAATATACCTGGATCATTGACCCGCTTGACGGCACAAATAACTTTGCCTGCGGACTGCCGATCTTTTGCGCTTCGGTCGCGCTGGCGCGTAAAGATAAGGTGATAGCCGGCGCTATTTACGACGTAACGCGCGATGAGCTGTTTTACGCCGAGAAGGGCAAAGGCGCGTTTCTTAACGCGAAGCCCATCAGGGTCAATTCAGCGGCTACCCTAAGGCAGGCCATGCTCATAACCGGATTCTATTACGACAGAGGCAGGGAAATGGTTAAGAGCCTGGAGACCATCAAGCGCTTCTTGTTTCGGCGGATCCTGGGGCTGCGCCGTCTGGGCGCCGCGGCGCTGGATCTTTGTTATGTGGCCTCAGGCCGGGCAGCGGGTTTCTGGGAGTTTGAGTTAAGCCCCTGGGATTTTGCCGCGGGCAAGCTGATCGTTGAGGAGGCAGGAGGCAGGGTCACAGGAAAAAACGGCGAGGGGGTACCGCTTGACAGGAAGCATTTTATCGTGTCTTCAAACGGAAAGATACACAGGCAGATGCTTGCGGTAATAAAGGAAAGATAG